The following proteins come from a genomic window of Campylobacter concisus:
- a CDS encoding RecB-like helicase gives MKDFLALKASAGSGKTFALSVRYIALVLRGENINEIIALTFTKKAANEMKERIITTFLDLQNKKDELDKLCKELSLSQGEVIKRRDEKLDRFLQSELKIYTFDAFFSGILKKFSQNLGLSPDYSVQDSLQDLAWKKFVKEASKDQKLLSELALMMIISSQKEASFSQTLAKFYESFGGELKDSGASYPDDSKVRAAQKEINEHIALQNGASDAAKKTFNEQNLFELFKNKVFERESLNYRTFSKIYTSELDELFVKLKEAAKEYILEVERYRLSGFSKLLNVYKYSNLELNKEINALSFADINKLVFKLLVENFDKDVLYFRLDGRINHLLIDEFQDTNVIQYEIILPLITEIVSGYGQNGLGSFFYVGDTKQSIYKFRGGKKELFDKLGEKFEQILVENLPRNYRSLKALVKFNNAVFEEIYHRYGLSFEPQEPAKKDKELSYKVSGECPYFEAEEDDYGYLRVLSDEDIAGAALSQVKELLAAGVNASEITVLCWKNSDISLISEVLSSEGIKSVNEGTLELKRTPFVAAIIEYAKFCLFGEEIYEKNVKALVNTNPKRLKIKAEDSATKSLFYLAKNLYINMADVDILRLFELSNGYKNLSDFIFNLENFSSKISPKNADGVKIMTVHKSKGLEFAHVIVCDMMSKGRGDDSNFITEYNEKGEWIVKSRISGRENFDPEYAGVLEQIKELEKQENINKIYVAFTRATKSLIIIKQAAPSGNSPSFFSFYTRSDKSKVNDYLDLKEFSFGKILPSKSEQKEAKKDERMPEILKIERQDVEAREQKTSGKNLEAIYFGLAFHYLLEMSEKFDEKSLLKAKSLMLNKFYKFFSPDRLEDAFKRAKMLINEPKFLECIKDKEIYKEQPFKVKNELKQMDLFCIGKSEICVIDYKTTDKNIEENKKQVGEYKEALSKFYPKHSIIAVIFYALNGKISYIEV, from the coding sequence ATGAAAGATTTTTTAGCCCTAAAAGCAAGTGCTGGAAGTGGGAAAACATTCGCTTTAAGCGTTCGTTATATCGCTTTGGTACTTAGAGGCGAAAATATAAACGAGATCATCGCTCTAACCTTCACCAAAAAAGCGGCCAATGAGATGAAAGAGCGCATAATCACAACTTTTTTGGACTTGCAAAACAAAAAAGACGAGCTTGATAAGCTTTGCAAAGAGCTTAGTTTGAGCCAAGGTGAGGTCATAAAAAGACGCGATGAGAAGCTTGATAGATTTTTGCAAAGTGAGCTAAAAATTTATACATTTGATGCATTTTTCTCTGGAATCCTAAAGAAATTTAGTCAAAATTTAGGACTTAGTCCTGATTACAGCGTGCAAGATAGTCTGCAAGATCTGGCGTGGAAAAAATTTGTAAAAGAGGCAAGTAAAGATCAAAAGCTTCTTAGTGAGCTTGCACTCATGATGATCATTTCAAGTCAAAAAGAGGCGAGCTTTTCGCAGACTTTGGCTAAATTTTATGAGAGTTTTGGCGGCGAGCTAAAAGATAGTGGCGCGAGCTATCCAGATGATAGCAAGGTAAGGGCAGCACAAAAGGAGATAAATGAGCATATAGCCTTGCAAAATGGTGCTAGCGATGCGGCTAAAAAGACATTTAATGAGCAAAATTTATTTGAGCTTTTTAAAAATAAGGTCTTTGAAAGAGAGAGCCTAAATTACCGCACTTTTAGCAAAATTTACACAAGTGAGCTTGACGAGCTTTTTGTAAAGCTAAAAGAGGCGGCAAAAGAGTATATTTTAGAGGTTGAAAGATACAGACTTAGCGGTTTTAGCAAGCTCTTAAATGTTTATAAATACTCAAATTTAGAGCTAAACAAAGAGATAAACGCTTTAAGCTTTGCTGATATAAATAAGCTGGTCTTTAAGCTTTTGGTTGAAAATTTTGATAAAGATGTGCTTTATTTTAGGCTTGATGGCAGGATAAATCACCTTTTGATAGATGAGTTTCAAGATACAAATGTGATCCAATATGAGATCATCTTGCCACTTATAACTGAGATCGTTTCAGGATACGGACAAAACGGGCTCGGGAGCTTTTTTTACGTGGGCGACACAAAGCAGAGTATCTATAAATTTAGGGGTGGTAAAAAAGAGCTTTTTGATAAGCTTGGAGAGAAATTTGAGCAAATTTTGGTAGAAAATTTGCCTCGCAACTACCGTAGTTTAAAGGCTTTGGTGAAATTTAATAACGCTGTTTTTGAAGAAATTTATCATAGATATGGGCTTAGCTTTGAGCCACAAGAGCCAGCTAAAAAAGATAAGGAGCTAAGCTACAAAGTAAGTGGCGAGTGTCCTTATTTTGAAGCCGAGGAAGACGACTACGGCTACTTGCGTGTGCTAAGCGATGAAGATATCGCGGGTGCAGCACTTTCACAAGTAAAAGAGCTACTTGCTGCTGGCGTAAATGCAAGTGAGATAACTGTGCTTTGCTGGAAAAATAGTGACATCAGTCTCATCTCAGAGGTGCTTAGCAGTGAGGGGATAAAAAGCGTAAATGAAGGCACCTTGGAGCTAAAGCGAACGCCGTTTGTTGCAGCGATCATCGAGTATGCGAAATTTTGTCTTTTTGGCGAAGAAATTTATGAAAAAAATGTAAAAGCACTCGTAAATACAAATCCTAAAAGGCTAAAAATAAAAGCTGAAGATAGTGCGACAAAAAGCCTATTTTATCTAGCTAAAAATTTATACATAAATATGGCTGATGTTGATATATTAAGGCTTTTTGAGCTAAGTAACGGCTACAAAAATTTAAGCGATTTTATCTTTAATCTTGAAAATTTTAGTTCTAAAATCAGTCCTAAAAATGCTGACGGCGTAAAGATAATGACTGTTCATAAGTCAAAAGGGCTAGAGTTTGCTCACGTGATAGTTTGTGATATGATGAGTAAGGGCAGGGGCGATGACTCAAACTTTATAACAGAATATAACGAAAAAGGCGAGTGGATAGTAAAAAGTAGAATTTCTGGCAGAGAAAATTTTGACCCTGAGTATGCTGGTGTGTTAGAGCAAATAAAAGAGCTTGAGAAGCAAGAAAATATCAATAAAATTTACGTTGCTTTCACTAGGGCTACAAAGTCGCTTATCATCATTAAACAAGCTGCTCCAAGTGGAAATAGTCCTAGCTTTTTTTCTTTTTATACTAGAAGCGATAAAAGCAAAGTAAACGATTATCTTGATCTAAAAGAGTTTAGCTTTGGTAAAATTTTACCTAGCAAGAGTGAGCAAAAAGAGGCAAAAAAAGATGAAAGAATGCCTGAAATTTTAAAGATAGAAAGGCAAGATGTAGAGGCAAGAGAGCAAAAAACGAGCGGTAAAAATTTAGAGGCAATCTATTTTGGTTTAGCGTTTCACTATTTGCTCGAGATGAGTGAGAAATTTGATGAAAAATCGCTTTTAAAAGCTAAGAGTTTAATGCTAAATAAATTTTATAAATTTTTCTCACCTGATAGACTTGAAGATGCCTTTAAACGGGCAAAAATGCTAATAAATGAGCCAAAATTTCTAGAGTGTATAAAAGATAAAGAAATTTACAAAGAGCAGCCATTTAAAGTAAAAAACGAACTAAAACAGATGGACTTATTTTGTATTGGAAAGAGCGAAATTTGTGTGATTGACTATAAAACGACAGATAAAAATATTGAGGAAAATAAAAAACAAGTTGGAGAATACAAAGAGGCATTAAGTAAATTTTATCCAAAGCATAGTATAATCGCCGTCATCTTCTACGCTCTTAATGGAAAAATTTCATATATTGAAGTTTAA
- the rplM gene encoding 50S ribosomal protein L13, with product MTKITKPNEVKRDWIVVDAAGKRFGRLLTEVAAILRGKNKPCFTPNVDCGDYVIIINASKVEFTGNNKAEDKLYHRHSGYFGSVKSEKFGDLIANKPEKLFKLAVRGMLPKTKLGREMIKKLKVYAGSEHPHTAQIAKKEGK from the coding sequence ATGACAAAAATAACAAAGCCAAACGAAGTTAAGCGAGACTGGATCGTTGTTGATGCAGCTGGTAAACGTTTTGGTAGATTGCTAACTGAGGTAGCAGCTATACTTCGTGGCAAAAACAAACCATGCTTCACGCCAAACGTAGATTGTGGCGACTATGTTATCATCATAAATGCTTCAAAAGTAGAATTTACTGGTAATAACAAAGCTGAAGATAAACTTTATCACAGACACTCAGGATACTTTGGTAGCGTAAAGAGTGAAAAATTTGGCGATTTGATAGCAAATAAGCCAGAAAAACTATTTAAATTAGCTGTTCGTGGGATGCTTCCAAAAACTAAACTTGGAAGAGAGATGATAAAAAAACTAAAAGTTTATGCTGGCAGTGAGCATCCTCATACGGCACAAATAGCTAAAAAAGAAGGAAAATAA
- the rpsI gene encoding 30S ribosomal protein S9 — MAKVYATGKRKTAVAKVWVKAGSGKIIVNGMDLNTWLGGHEAIKLKVIQPLLVTKQESLIDVVATTLGGGYSAQAEALRHGISRALADMDADFRAALKPKGLLTRDSRVVERKKFGRRKARRSPQFSKR, encoded by the coding sequence ATGGCAAAAGTTTATGCAACTGGTAAAAGAAAAACTGCCGTAGCAAAGGTTTGGGTAAAAGCTGGAAGCGGTAAAATCATAGTAAATGGTATGGATCTTAATACTTGGCTTGGTGGACATGAAGCTATAAAGCTTAAAGTAATTCAGCCACTTCTAGTTACTAAACAAGAGAGTTTAATAGATGTAGTAGCTACAACTTTAGGTGGTGGTTATTCAGCACAAGCAGAGGCTTTAAGACACGGTATTTCACGTGCTTTAGCTGATATGGATGCTGATTTTAGAGCAGCACTTAAACCAAAAGGCTTATTAACTAGAGATTCTCGTGTTGTTGAACGTAAGAAATTTGGTAGAAGAAAGGCAAGAAGAAGCCCACAATTCTCTAAACGTTAA
- a CDS encoding OmpA family protein: MKKIALAMVAATAVFASNAAYNYEVTPTIGGVHPEGNLRVKDHNFVGVRAARNLEDFFFDQVELGVDYTQKAKEKTGSLTREGRVLRYHANLVKDIVDFGPVSLYGLVGAGYEDVPAIFVKNEDGGFGQYGFGLRYQVTDRFALKAEARDAIKFEHADHNLFYSLGFGIGLDSKAAPVVAAAPVVAATPAATPVLDDDNDGVPNDIDQCPNTPAGVVVDERGCEKVIVLRDLDVNFAFDSYKVGPKYAAEIKKVADFMGEHPDYKVVLAGHTDSVGAEAYNQKLSEKRAKAVADVLAGYGVSEDKISTVGYGELKPIATNKTKEGRAQNRRVEATFNK, encoded by the coding sequence ATGAAAAAGATTGCTTTAGCTATGGTTGCCGCAACAGCGGTTTTTGCGTCTAACGCAGCATACAATTATGAAGTTACCCCAACTATTGGTGGCGTTCACCCAGAGGGAAATTTACGTGTAAAAGATCACAACTTCGTTGGTGTTAGAGCTGCTAGAAATCTTGAAGATTTTTTCTTTGATCAAGTAGAGCTTGGTGTTGATTACACTCAAAAAGCAAAAGAAAAAACAGGTAGCTTAACAAGAGAAGGAAGAGTTCTTAGATATCATGCAAATCTTGTAAAAGATATAGTTGATTTTGGCCCAGTTAGTCTATATGGCTTAGTTGGCGCTGGATATGAAGATGTTCCAGCTATTTTTGTTAAAAATGAAGATGGCGGTTTTGGCCAATATGGTTTTGGCTTAAGATATCAAGTAACTGATAGATTTGCTCTTAAAGCAGAAGCAAGAGATGCTATCAAATTTGAACATGCTGATCATAACCTATTTTATTCACTAGGCTTTGGTATCGGTCTTGATTCAAAAGCAGCTCCAGTTGTGGCAGCAGCTCCAGTTGTAGCAGCAACTCCAGCAGCAACTCCAGTTCTTGATGATGATAATGATGGCGTACCAAACGATATAGATCAATGCCCTAACACTCCAGCTGGCGTAGTTGTTGATGAAAGAGGATGCGAGAAAGTTATCGTTCTTAGAGATCTAGATGTTAACTTTGCATTTGATAGCTACAAAGTTGGACCAAAATACGCAGCTGAGATCAAAAAAGTAGCTGACTTTATGGGCGAACACCCAGATTATAAAGTTGTACTTGCTGGTCACACTGATAGCGTAGGCGCAGAAGCTTATAACCAAAAACTATCTGAAAAAAGAGCAAAAGCAGTAGCTGATGTTCTTGCTGGCTATGGTGTAAGCGAGGATAAAATTTCAACAGTTGGCTACGGTGAGCTTAAGCCAATTGCTACAAATAAAACTAAAGAAGGCCGCGCGCAAAATAGACGCGTTGAAGCTACTTTCAATAAATAA
- a CDS encoding HAD family hydrolase yields MKKTILFDLDGTLIDSTSAILKGFDRAFLSHGKKEPDHNVLKSLVGHPLEIMFERLGASKNLIDSYIKEYKACYEKIYLDETVLLDYANEALKEASSFADVSIVTTKTSKFSIILLEHLGVMKYIKTVIGRDDVTNPKPNPEPINLALNRLNKDKNNAFMVGDTIMDLMAAQAAFITGVGLTCGYGQKSDLEKFSKHIFSNPFEAVSFIKEV; encoded by the coding sequence ATGAAAAAAACCATACTTTTTGATTTGGACGGTACGCTTATTGATTCTACTTCTGCTATTTTAAAAGGATTTGATAGAGCTTTTTTATCCCATGGTAAAAAAGAGCCAGACCATAATGTATTAAAGTCTTTGGTTGGTCATCCGCTTGAAATAATGTTTGAAAGACTTGGTGCAAGCAAAAATTTAATTGATAGCTATATAAAAGAATATAAAGCTTGCTACGAAAAAATTTACCTTGATGAGACGGTACTCTTAGATTATGCAAATGAAGCATTGAAGGAGGCAAGTAGCTTTGCTGATGTAAGTATAGTTACTACTAAAACTTCAAAATTTTCTATTATCTTACTTGAGCATTTAGGGGTTATGAAATATATAAAAACTGTTATTGGAAGAGACGATGTTACTAATCCAAAACCAAATCCAGAGCCTATAAATTTGGCTCTAAATAGACTTAATAAAGATAAAAATAATGCATTTATGGTAGGTGATACCATTATGGATCTAATGGCTGCACAAGCCGCTTTTATTACAGGCGTGGGTCTAACTTGTGGATATGGTCAAAAGAGTGATTTAGAGAAATTTAGTAAACATATTTTCTCAAATCCATTTGAAGCCGTTAGCTTTATAAAAGAAGTTTGA
- a CDS encoding NAD(P)/FAD-dependent oxidoreductase yields MIYDVIIIGAGASGLFLGTNLKGKKVAILEKNSSAGKKILASGGGRCNITNRFISAKNYLGEQKFIEQILKVLTPDQVLNFFCELKFSEQKQNQFFCDSSAKSVLSVLLKRQNADIFYNKEVLGAKKVDGIFEILTKDEKFRARNLVIASGGLSYKALGASDIGYKIANDFGIETSALAPALVGFSVQKDEFWFKELSGVSLNAEVEINSKNESHKFSGDLLFTHRGISGPAILNASLFWQKGRICINFLSKFSEKNLIDGKKQLSSVLPLPKRFVLEFLRNFGLKDRAFYEFNDNERQIIKRLFAYEFAPAGTFGFERAEVTKGGVKSKFLDENLQASNVNGLYFIGEVLEITGMLGGYNLHFAFASALKVARVLNL; encoded by the coding sequence TTGATCTACGACGTCATCATAATTGGTGCTGGCGCTAGTGGGCTCTTTTTAGGGACAAATTTAAAGGGTAAAAAGGTTGCGATTTTAGAGAAAAATAGCAGCGCTGGCAAAAAGATTCTAGCAAGTGGCGGAGGTAGATGCAACATCACAAACCGCTTTATAAGCGCTAAAAACTACCTTGGTGAGCAAAAATTTATAGAGCAAATTTTAAAAGTACTGACTCCAGATCAAGTTTTAAATTTTTTTTGCGAGCTTAAATTTAGCGAGCAAAAGCAAAATCAATTTTTCTGCGATAGCAGCGCAAAGAGTGTCTTGAGCGTACTTTTAAAAAGGCAAAATGCAGATATTTTTTATAACAAAGAGGTTCTTGGCGCTAAAAAAGTAGATGGAATTTTTGAAATTTTGACAAAAGATGAGAAATTTAGAGCTAGAAATTTAGTCATCGCAAGTGGCGGACTAAGCTACAAAGCTCTTGGCGCAAGTGACATTGGCTATAAAATAGCAAATGATTTTGGCATTGAAACATCAGCTCTTGCACCTGCACTTGTTGGATTTAGCGTGCAAAAAGATGAGTTTTGGTTTAAAGAACTTAGTGGTGTTAGCCTAAACGCCGAAGTGGAGATAAATAGTAAAAATGAAAGCCATAAATTTAGTGGGGACTTACTTTTTACACATAGGGGCATAAGCGGACCAGCGATACTAAATGCCTCGCTATTTTGGCAAAAGGGGCGAATTTGCATAAATTTTTTATCCAAATTTAGTGAGAAAAATTTAATAGATGGCAAAAAGCAGCTTAGCTCGGTTTTGCCCTTACCAAAGAGGTTTGTGCTAGAATTTTTAAGAAATTTTGGCTTAAAAGACAGAGCCTTTTATGAATTTAATGACAATGAGAGACAAATCATAAAAAGGCTTTTTGCTTATGAATTTGCCCCAGCTGGGACATTTGGCTTTGAAAGAGCGGAAGTTACAAAAGGTGGCGTAAAGAGTAAATTTTTAGATGAAAATTTACAAGCTTCTAACGTTAATGGGCTTTATTTTATTGGTGAAGTCTTGGAAATCACTGGCATGCTTGGCGGATATAACTTACATTTTGCATTTGCAAGCGCTCTAAAGGTGGCTAGGGTCTTAAATCTATGA
- a CDS encoding MFS transporter, with amino-acid sequence MLKSVLPLSFIIASRFLGLFIVLPVLSLYALNLRGANEFLVGLIVGVYAISQMIFQVPFGALSDRIGRKKTLTIGLLVFIIGSIICALTSDIFTMLFGRFLQGVGAIGAVATAMISDYITEEKRSKAMAIMGAFIGLSFTLSMVLGPLLAKDYGLSSLFYLSAALSLLCIVLLYTVVPKEIKVSAKSEKVPFGKLFLQKDYMIINFTSFMQKMLASIAFLVIPIVLVKEYGYESSELYKVYTLGAVLGFLAMGLAGALGDGKGLSKVILIAGTLLFALTYTIFAISFTLFIFVLGVAIFFIGFNLHEPIMQSTATKFVKSSQKGSALGVFNSFGYLGSFIGGAFGGYILHAFGFKVLAIICVVLCVIWLVLLFSLSDPRIFKNIYLSPEVSLNLELLNRQKGVVDYYKNEKNQVIKFDSRLTSEAALKESLKF; translated from the coding sequence ATGTTAAAAAGCGTTTTACCATTATCTTTTATCATAGCAAGCAGATTTTTAGGTCTTTTTATAGTTTTGCCAGTGCTTAGCCTTTATGCCTTAAATTTACGCGGAGCAAACGAGTTTTTAGTAGGGCTAATAGTAGGCGTCTATGCGATCTCACAGATGATATTTCAAGTGCCTTTTGGAGCACTCTCTGATAGGATAGGACGCAAAAAGACATTAACGATCGGACTTTTGGTTTTTATCATCGGCTCAATAATTTGTGCACTTACAAGCGATATTTTTACCATGCTATTTGGTAGATTTTTACAAGGCGTAGGTGCTATCGGAGCAGTTGCAACTGCGATGATAAGTGACTATATAACAGAAGAAAAACGCTCAAAAGCTATGGCGATAATGGGTGCTTTTATAGGGCTTAGTTTCACACTTTCTATGGTGCTTGGGCCGCTTCTTGCCAAAGACTATGGACTTTCAAGCCTCTTTTACCTAAGTGCCGCTCTTAGCCTACTTTGCATTGTACTTCTTTACACCGTTGTACCAAAAGAGATAAAAGTGAGTGCTAAAAGTGAAAAAGTGCCATTTGGTAAGCTTTTTTTACAAAAAGACTACATGATCATAAATTTCACCTCTTTTATGCAAAAGATGCTAGCAAGCATCGCATTTTTGGTGATCCCTATCGTTTTGGTAAAAGAGTATGGTTACGAAAGTAGTGAGCTTTACAAGGTCTATACACTTGGTGCCGTACTTGGCTTTTTGGCTATGGGGCTAGCTGGTGCCCTTGGCGATGGCAAGGGACTTAGCAAGGTTATCTTAATAGCTGGTACGCTACTTTTTGCCCTAACCTACACTATTTTTGCCATTAGCTTTACACTTTTTATCTTCGTTTTGGGAGTTGCTATATTTTTTATAGGATTTAACCTTCACGAGCCCATCATGCAATCAACCGCAACAAAATTTGTAAAATCCTCACAAAAAGGCTCAGCCCTTGGTGTATTTAATTCATTTGGTTATCTGGGAAGCTTTATTGGAGGTGCGTTTGGTGGATACATCTTGCATGCCTTTGGCTTTAAAGTACTCGCCATCATCTGCGTAGTACTTTGCGTGATATGGCTTGTTTTGCTCTTTAGCTTAAGCGATCCAAGAATTTTTAAGAACATCTATCTAAGTCCTGAAGTTAGCTTAAATTTAGAGCTGCTAAACAGACAAAAAGGTGTAGTCGATTATTACAAAAACGAGAAAAATCAAGTGATAAAATTTGACTCTCGCCTTACAAGCGAGGCGGCTTTAAAAGAGAGTTTGAAGTTTTGA
- a CDS encoding non-canonical purine NTP pyrophosphatase, whose amino-acid sequence MKIVLATSNLDKVKEIKEFLKGYEIYALSEIVKPFEIVEDGSSFQQNALIKSRAVFAKLKEHGLDNEFIALSDDSGISVDALGGEPGIYSARYFDLDENGKVCGKNANDANNRAKLISKLKALNLKSSPAHYTACIAISSKFGDYTTHGFMYGKAIDEERGNNGFGYDALFTPDGFTKTLGELDNETKLKISHRSKGLELANFVLKSLKKNFS is encoded by the coding sequence ATGAAGATCGTGCTTGCGACATCAAATTTAGACAAAGTAAAAGAAATAAAAGAGTTTTTAAAAGGCTATGAAATTTACGCCTTAAGCGAGATTGTAAAGCCATTTGAGATCGTTGAAGATGGCAGTAGCTTTCAGCAAAATGCACTCATAAAGTCAAGAGCCGTCTTTGCAAAGCTTAAAGAGCATGGGCTTGATAATGAGTTTATCGCTCTTAGCGATGATAGTGGCATTAGCGTGGATGCACTTGGTGGTGAGCCAGGGATCTACTCTGCACGCTACTTTGATCTTGATGAAAATGGCAAGGTATGCGGTAAAAACGCAAATGACGCAAACAACAGAGCAAAACTCATTAGCAAGCTAAAGGCGCTAAATTTAAAGAGTTCACCAGCTCACTACACCGCCTGTATCGCTATTAGCTCGAAATTTGGCGACTACACGACGCATGGCTTTATGTATGGCAAAGCGATAGATGAGGAGCGCGGTAACAACGGCTTTGGCTACGACGCGCTCTTTACCCCAGATGGCTTTACTAAGACGCTTGGCGAGCTAGATAATGAGACGAAGCTTAAAATTTCTCACCGTTCAAAGGGACTTGAGCTTGCAAATTTTGTGCTAAAAAGTCTAAAGAAAAACTTTAGTTAA
- a CDS encoding tetratricopeptide repeat protein: MKKILPFLAPICLFASSCDELIQESVREFYKSDRNLERAINLAEQATDFCLKEGNTEQAITSLINSASICMVNKEPQKALELSQRALELAANVSDKLLLARSYHSLGAAQKALGRYDEALANFQEALKIYDNAPNAPMNDELICIKGIASAYYLKNDFDKAHENHLLALNLLDITPELSGNELVRSELLVELANDLAKLNQKDEATQNYKKVLEILNGKEQNPRARDLLERANKGLKELN; this comes from the coding sequence ATGAAGAAAATTTTGCCATTTTTAGCGCCTATTTGCCTCTTTGCAAGTAGCTGTGACGAGCTAATACAAGAGAGTGTGAGGGAGTTTTATAAAAGCGATAGAAATTTGGAGAGAGCCATAAATTTAGCCGAGCAAGCGACTGATTTCTGCTTAAAAGAGGGCAACACCGAGCAGGCGATCACTTCGCTCATAAATAGCGCTAGCATTTGCATGGTAAATAAAGAGCCACAAAAGGCGTTAGAGCTCTCACAAAGAGCCCTAGAGCTTGCGGCAAACGTTAGCGACAAGCTGCTACTAGCTCGCTCTTATCATAGCCTAGGTGCGGCACAAAAGGCGCTAGGCAGATACGACGAAGCACTTGCTAATTTTCAAGAAGCTCTAAAAATTTATGACAACGCGCCAAATGCCCCAATGAACGACGAACTCATCTGTATAAAAGGCATCGCTAGCGCCTACTACCTAAAAAACGACTTTGACAAAGCCCACGAAAACCACCTTTTAGCGCTAAATTTACTTGATATCACGCCGGAGTTAAGTGGCAACGAGCTTGTGCGATCAGAGCTTTTAGTAGAGCTTGCTAACGACCTAGCAAAGCTTAATCAAAAGGACGAAGCTACCCAAAACTACAAAAAAGTGCTTGAAATTTTAAATGGCAAAGAGCAAAATCCTCGAGCACGGGATCTTTTAGAGCGAGCCAACAAAGGACTAAAAGAGCTTAACTAA
- a CDS encoding saccharopine dehydrogenase family protein, whose amino-acid sequence MSNILIIGAGGVSQVATVKCAMNADVFSKITLASRTKSKCDAIAKFIKDRLGVQIDTAQIDADDTDAVVALIKNTGADLLLNVALPYQDLTLMDACSRAGIPYIDTANYEHPDTAKFEYKLQWAKDEDFKKAGTMALLGSGFDPGVTNVFCAYAQQNLFDEIHEIDILDCNAGDHGYPFATNFNPEINLREVSAKGRYWERGEWKETEPMEIMFKWDYPKVGVKDSYLLYHEELESLVKNIKGLKRIRFFMTFGQSYLTHMKCLENVGMLRIDEVEHNGVKIVPIQFLKTLLPDPASLGPRTKGKTNIGCVIRGLKDGKERQVYIYNVCDHEACYAETGAQAVSYTTGVPAMIGSMMVAKGIWSGKGVFNMENFDAKPFMDELNKQGLPWEMIEMKPGERYEV is encoded by the coding sequence ATGTCAAATATCTTAATCATAGGCGCGGGCGGCGTGAGCCAAGTCGCGACCGTAAAATGCGCGATGAACGCGGACGTTTTTAGCAAGATCACTCTTGCAAGCCGCACAAAAAGCAAATGCGACGCGATCGCCAAATTTATCAAAGACCGCCTAGGCGTGCAAATTGACACCGCCCAGATCGACGCGGACGACACCGATGCCGTAGTCGCGCTCATCAAAAATACGGGTGCCGATTTACTTTTAAATGTCGCGCTGCCTTATCAAGACCTAACCCTCATGGACGCGTGCTCTCGCGCCGGCATCCCATACATCGACACCGCAAACTACGAGCACCCCGATACCGCTAAATTTGAATACAAATTGCAGTGGGCAAAAGACGAGGATTTTAAAAAGGCGGGCACCATGGCGCTTCTTGGCTCTGGCTTTGATCCGGGCGTGACGAACGTATTTTGCGCCTATGCGCAGCAAAATCTCTTTGACGAGATCCACGAGATCGACATCCTAGACTGCAACGCGGGCGATCACGGCTATCCGTTCGCGACGAATTTCAACCCAGAAATCAACCTGCGCGAAGTGAGCGCAAAAGGCCGCTACTGGGAGCGCGGCGAGTGGAAAGAGACCGAACCGATGGAAATAATGTTTAAATGGGACTACCCGAAAGTCGGCGTCAAGGACAGCTACCTGCTCTATCACGAGGAGCTTGAAAGCTTAGTAAAAAACATCAAAGGGCTGAAGAGAATCCGCTTTTTCATGACATTCGGACAGAGCTACCTCACACATATGAAATGCCTAGAAAACGTCGGCATGCTGCGTATAGACGAGGTCGAGCATAACGGCGTCAAGATCGTGCCGATTCAATTTTTAAAGACGCTTTTGCCTGATCCTGCGAGCCTCGGCCCTCGCACGAAAGGCAAAACAAACATCGGCTGCGTTATCCGCGGTCTAAAAGATGGCAAAGAGCGCCAGGTCTACATCTACAACGTCTGCGACCACGAGGCTTGCTACGCCGAGACGGGCGCGCAGGCCGTGAGCTACACGACGGGCGTGCCCGCGATGATCGGATCGATGATGGTCGCAAAGGGTATCTGGAGCGGTAAAGGCGTCTTTAACATGGAAAATTTCGATGCCAAGCCTTTCATGGACGAGCTAAATAAACAGGGCTTGCCGTGGGAGATGATCGAAATGAAGCCTGGCGAGAGGTATGAAGTCTAA